One genomic region from Oncorhynchus tshawytscha isolate Ot180627B unplaced genomic scaffold, Otsh_v2.0 Un_contig_4783_pilon_pilon, whole genome shotgun sequence encodes:
- the LOC121844681 gene encoding uncharacterized protein LOC121844681 — MTSRTAGSVLVVFLWSVTVVLGQYGWSVKYTTQRICVLKGSTVDLTCSYTHPSGYTVTTTFWFTKMEAGKEPKDLGQDPEYAGRLEYHGDKKKDCTLKITDLRERDSATYKFRLLTDQEGGKYYGDPGVTLSVTALQVKVTPAAKGQKTLTCSTTCTLSNPNPTYIWYKNGQQQHERTSPQYKYSVYSNSKDRYSCAVKGHEYLRSPAVCVQGQSCSRVTYTKRTICVLKGSTVDISCTYVGYYYTTSSFWFRSDKSTPEDLTTNPGYAGRVEYTDKERWRYEGPSTLRITDLREEDSAEYRFTFLKQTPLNGVIVYQEQLCLSQVCR, encoded by the exons ATGACCTCGAGAACAGCAGGAAGTGTGTTGGtggtctttctctggtctgtGACAG tggtACTGGGTCAGTATGGCTGGAGTGTGAAATACACCACTCAGAGAATCTGTGTCTTGAAGGGGTCAACAGTGGATCTGACCTGCTCTTACACACATCCCAGTGGTTATACAGTCACAACAACCTTCTGGTTCACTAAAATGGAGGCTGGTAAAGAACCTAAAGATCTAGGTCAGGACCCAGAGTATGCAGGTCGTCTGGAGTATCATGGAGATAAGAAGAAAGACTGTACCCTGAAAAtcacagacctgagagagagagactcagctaCGTACAAGTTCAGATTACTAACAGATCAGGAAGGAGGGAAATATTATGGAgatcctggagtcactctgtctgttacag CTCTGCAGGTGAAGGTGACTCCTGCTGCAAAGGGACAGAAGACACTGACCTGCAGCACCACCTGTACTCTGAGTAACCCCAACCCCACCTACATCTGGTATAAGAACGGACAACAGCAACACGAGAGAACCTCCCCCCAGTACAAATACTCAGTCTACAGTAACAGTAAAGACAGATACTCCTGTGCTGTAAAAGGCCATGAGTATCTCCGCTCTCCTGCAGTGT GTGTTCAGGGTCAGAGCTGCAGCAGAGTGACTTACACCAAGAGGACAATCTGTGTCTTGAAGGGGTCAACAGTGGACATATCCTGTACTTATGTTGGTTATTATTACACCACATCATCATTCTGGTTTAGAAGTGATAAGTCGACCCCTGAAGACCTAACCACAAACCCAGGGTATGCAGGTCGTGTGGAGTACACtgacaaagagagatggagatatgaAGGTCCCTCCACCCTGAGAATCACAGATCTGAGAGAGGAGGACTCAGCTGAGTATCGCTTCACTTTTTTAAAACAGACACCATTGAATGGGGTCATAGTTTACCAGGAACAactctgtctgtcacag GTCTGCAGGTGA